The stretch of DNA AAATCCTTTCCCACATGACAGCTGAACTGCAGTCCAAAGTGGTGATTGTGCTGTCCGATGAGATACTGAGCGCTATTATCCAGGCAATGTATGCCGATGACCGGGTGGATCTCATCCGCAACATTCCCGACATCCGTAAAGACAGGCTGCTGCACATGCTTGCCAAGGCGGAAAGGCAGGATATCCTTAAGCTGGAATCCTATGCAGAGGGCACGGCTGGTGCCATCATGACATCGGATTATGCTGCCCTCCCTGCCGATATCACCGTAAGGGAAGCACTGGAAAAGCTGCGGCTGGAAGCACCGGACAAGGAAACCATCTATTACGCCTATATCATCAACAAAAACCGCAGCCTCATTGGTTCCGTATCCCTGAGGGAACTGATTCTCGCCCGTCCGGAAACAAAGCTGCAGGATATCATGCAGCTGGATCCCATCCGGGCAAAGGTAGAAGAGGATCAGGAAGAGGTTGCAAGAAAAATCCTTAAGTATGATCTTCTGGCCATCCCCGTGACCAATGGCAACGAGGTGCTGGTGGGTATCATCACCCACGATGACGTGGCCGATGTACTGCAGGAAGAAGCCACGGAAGACTTTCACCGTTTTGGTGCCATGAGCCACAAGGTATCTGACCTCAATCTCAATATCCGGGATGCCGGTTTTTTCTCCATGCTGAGAAAACGTCTTCCATGGCTGCTGGTACTGGTCTTCATGAATATCTTCTCCGGTGCAGGGATTGCAGCCTTTGAGGACACCATTGCAGCAGTTGTTGCACTTGTTTTCTTCCTTCCCCTGCTCATAGACAGCGGCGGCAATGCAGGATCTCAGTCTGCAACCCTTATGGTGCGGGCTCTGGCTGTGGGGGATGTAAAGCTTGGGGACTGGCTTAAGCTGCTTAAAAAAGAAGTAGGCGTTGCCATAGGCATCGGCCTTTGCATGGGCCTTGCAGTATCCATGATAGGCATTTTCCGGGCAGGCCCGGATGTGGCTGTGGTGGTAGCCATGACCATGGTACTCACCGTACTCTTCGGCAGCCTTGTGGGAATGAGCCTGCCCTTCCTTCTCACCCGCTTTGGCCTGGATCCAGCCACGGCCAGTGCACCACTCATCACATCCATTGCAGATATAGGCGGCGTTCTGATATATTTCAGCATCGCAAGCTGGTATCTGAGAGATATCATAGCCGCTGCCGGAGCTGCATGAACAGGCCCTGTGGATGAAAACAGGACAAAATCAGACTGCTCATCCTTTCCTAACATTGGATCTTTAAAATGGCAGCGCCTAAGAAGGCTTGCAATAACTTCATCAAGGAGACTCCCCATGTCCGATCACAAGCGTTTCGTTATTTTTCTCTGTAATGGCAACACCATCCGCAGCCAGATGGCCGAAGGCCTGCTCAATCATATGGGCGGCGACCGTTTTACGGCTGTGAGTGCGGGTGTTGAACCCGGTGAAAAGGTGCATCCCATGGCCATTGCCGTTCTTGCGGAAGAAGGCATTGACATCAGCCATCACAAACCCAAAGCCATAGGAACCTATCTGGGAAAGGAAGCCATCCTCCATATGATTACCGTATGCGACAAGGCCCAGCAAACCTGCCCCAGGATCTGGCCGGGACTTTCCGAGGGCAACCGTCACCACTGGATGCTTGATAATCCTTCCGCCACTGAGGGCAGTGAGGAGGAAAAACTCGCTGCCTTCAGAAGGGTGAGGGATGATCTCAAGGGAAAAATTCAAGCCTGGCTTAAAGAAGTATAAAATCCATTGGATTCAGAGGTCACAACACAAAAAGCCGCATCCTTTCATTTTTAAGGATCGGCTTTTTACTCTTTCTTAAATACCTTCCAGAATCAGCCGCAAAGCAGGGGGGCCTGAACAGGTATTTCCTCCTCCCTCCATATTTCGGACACACTGCGATCGATCAATCAAAAATCCGCACCAGCTCAACTTTACAAGTTTCCCTGAGTCTAAAAATCTGTTTCACAGCGAAGAGAAAAGGGATAAAAATCTTTATCTTGAAAAAATAACGAGTATGGAGTTTACTAAAGGAAACATTCAAGGAGGAATTATGAAAAAATTATTCTCGGTAGTGGCTTTCTGTATCCTGTGTCTTCCCTTTGCTGTATCTGCCCAGATATATCAAGGACAGCTTACAGGCTCCGTTGAAGGTTCTTTTCTTGCCAAGGTGGATGGAGATCAGATCCGGCTTCTCATGTGGGACAATAATAAAAAAACTGGCGCAGGAGCCATTGCGGACCTAAACCTGCAAGGAGGCTTTAGTAAAATCAGCCAGGCGGATGTGCGTTTTTCAGGAACTGTGGGCCAGGACAAGATCACAGTGACAATTATAAACAGTGATGACCTTACGGTGGAAGCAACAGCAAATGCTGTGCCATCTGAAGATCTTAGCAGGTTTACCGGAAGGAATTATTCCTTCAGCGATATTGAGTTTCAGGTAGGAAAAACGACACCCGGAGTGATGGATGGAGAATTCACCCACTTCTTTGGCGGTAAAAAAGATAAACTGCACGGTCTTCTTGGCAGTGACGGTCTTTTTATTGCAATGGGAGCTGATGGAATAATTATTGTCCGGGGATATTTTAATTCTGCCGGCGTTTCCGGAGACTGGGTGGATTCCCGTAAGCCTGAGTCAAACAATGGCAGCTTTTCTTCTCATGCCTCAAGCAGTTCCAGTTCCAGTTCCAGTGGCTGTTTTCTGGGTAATCTTAAGTAACTCTACAAGAAGACAAATTCCCGGAAATCAGATCCCAAAGAAAGCTTCACGGTAATCTTGTGGCAGGATCATCGGTATTCAAAAGAATTTTGAGAGGGGAAAGGCAACGGTCATTATATTTGAGGTATTGCCGATCTGGCCGTTGATCTCGCCCTGCAGGATTCCCACCAACTGCATGAAAGGAAAAGCCATGGTATTTAAAGGAAAAAACACTTCCACCTTTTTCCTGCCGATACTGGCTGCTCTCTTCTTCTGTTTTTTCATCCTTTCCTCCTGCAAAAACAACAGTTCTCCACAAGCTGAAAAGTATCTGGCACTGGCCGCATCAGAGCAGGCCGTGGAAAAAGCCATGGAAACGGATGAAGATGCGGCATTTTCCATGGCTCTGGTTTCCGACGGAAAAATCCTCTGGACTCTTTCCAGAGGAATGACAGATCCAAAAAACAAAAAACCTGTGGACCATAACACCCTCTTTGCCATTGGCTCTTTGAGCAAGGTGCTTACTGCTGCTGCCATCATGACGCTTGCAGACAAGAATCTCCTTGATCCGGGAGCGGCAGTGAGCAACTATCTGCCTGATTTTGTAATGGCTTCGCCTGAATATAATGATATCACAGTGAATATGCTTCTCGACCACTCATCAGGCCTTGCAGGCTCCCATTATATGGGCAGTTTTACTGATATCCCATGGCCGACTTACCGATCTGCCGCCTATGAAAGTATAAAGAAAAGCCGCTTGAAACATGAACCGGGATATCTGCATGTTTACTGCAATGATGGTTTCACCCTGGCCGAGCTTGTTGTAGAAGCAGTCACTGGCATGGCTTTTACAGAATATATGAAAAAAGAACTTCTTGACCCTCTGGGTATGAAAAGAAGCCGTTTTGCCCTTAAGACTTTTCCCGAAGGCAGCTATGCAGCTTCTGTTGTAAATGGCAATCTCCTTCCCATGGAAAATGCCAATCTCTATGGAGCCGGAGGTCTTTATTCCACTGTTACTGATTTAAGCCTCTTTGCTTCCATGATTGCAGACAGAGGGCTTGTGAACAAAAAAAACTTTCTTTCTTCCGATGCCATGAAAATGATGGAAGAGAATCGGACAAAGAATTCCTTCAGGGTTGTGGATACTGATACTATGGCCTTTGGCCTTGGATGGGACAATGTGAACCACCCCGCTACTGGCAGTCTTGGTATCCGGGCTTTGACTAAAAACGGAGCCACTGCTTCCTATAATTCTGAATTCTGGGTACTGCCTGAAGAGAAACTGGGGCTGACGATTCTGTCCGTGAACGCCTCTAACAGTAATCTTTCCTCCATGGCTGAAAAAATTATCCTCAATGCCCTTGTTGACAAAGGCAGCCTTTCAGGTCTCCCTGAAAACATGGAGCAGGCTGAAAGACAAGCCTCACTGCCCCATGAAGGCTATATGGAGGCCATATCCGGTCATTATGCCAGCAACGAGGATTTGTTCAGAGTCAGAGAGCTTTCAGAAGACAGCATAGGCATTGAGATCCGTGGGGAAAGCGAATGGCAAATCAGGTTTGAAAAGCTTCGTTATAATAAAGATGGCTGGTTTATTTCTGATGATGAAGGCACACCTGCATTCAGGTTTGAGGAGAAAGATGCCAGACGCTACATGGTGTTGAAAGATTATGCTGGCCATTACTTCACTGAAATACCTCTGGCGCAGCAGCTTAAAAAAGGTCTCAGCACACCTGAAACCTGGCAGAAGAGGGCTGGAAGCATCTGGCTGGCTGCGGATGAACCAGCAAATTCCTTTTTCTTTTATATCAAAGCATCTCCCATGTATATGGTGGAAATTCCGGAAGAACTGCCCGGCTATGTTTTTATACGCGATGATGAAACATGGCAGCCTCTTATGCCGGATCAGGCGGGGCACAGAGCAGATATGAGCCTTAAAATTCCCATGGCTATGGGCAGAGACCTTTCTGATCTTGAAATTGAACTTAAAAATGGTGAAGAATGGTTCAGATATGCTGGCAGCCTTTATAGACCTCTGGATTCCATTGCTACCCTTTCAAAGGGAGGGCAGGATACTTTTCGCACGGAAGAAGAAGGAATAACCTTCTGGATTCGTCTGACAACAGGCCCTGAGGAAGGCCTTCTTTCCATTGAGCTTGCTGACAGGGGCCGATGGCGGCTTTTTGATCAAAATTTTGAGCAGCAGGACATGGGAAATCATTCAAAAGATATTCTCCTTGCCCCCGGCAGCGGGACCTATTTTCTAGGTTTTTATGCTGACCCGGGGGAAATCATAACCCTGCGCCTACGATGAACCTCCCCATGACTAAAGACGCGGAGTTATGAAAACAATGAATTTATCTTTTAGTGTCTCTGGCCTGGTGGCTGTATGGGACAGGGGGAGAGCTTAAAAGGATCTGCTCATAATAATCAGACAATTTTTAACATAGCAGCCAAGTTTCAGAATATTACTAAGAAATTTAATTGTTTTAGAATTTTAACAACTAAGGGGCTGGTGCAAATACCCGTTCCTACATGGTTTTGAAATTCAAAAAAGGTATAATATGACTTTAAAGCCTTCTTATGAAGAACTGGAAAGAAAGTTGCATGAACTGGAAAAAAATGCATCTGAGCATAAATATGCTAAAGAAATATTGAATGTTTATGAAAAAGCTTTTCTTGGGTATCAGTCACTGGATGAGAATGGCCGCTATATTGCTGTCAATCAAATCTGGCTGGATACCCTTGGGTACACAATAGAAGAAGTTATTGGGAAATCCTTTACTGATTTTCTGCATCCGGACTGGCGGGCTAATTTTACAGAAAACTTTTCACGGTTTAAGTCCATGGGGGAAGTTTTAGGGGCTGAATTCAAATTAATAAAAAAAAACGGGGAATATATTCAGGTTTCTCTAACAGGGAACATACTCAGGGATGAAAAGGGGAATTTTCTGCAAACCCACTGTATTTTCCATGATATTACTCAGCACAGGCTGGCGGAGGATGCACTGAGGGAAAAATCTCTTTTTCTTCATAACATTATTGACAGCATCTCTGATCTTGTTGCTGTTACCGACATGGAAGGTAACTATTTATTTATAGGATCTTCCAACAGAATCCTTGGATATGAGCCAGACTTCCTTATCGGAAAAAATATCATGGAACTTGTCCATCCCCATGATCACCAGAAAATTGCAACTGCTTTCAAAAGTTTTCTGGTCAACAGGGAGGATGGCCGAATCGTTAAGTACAGGTACCGTAAGTCAGATGGAGAGTACATCTGGCTTGAGACTATGGGAAAGTTTATTCTTGATGATTCTGGCAACCCAAAGAATATTTTATTCACATCAAGGGATTTTACAGCACGCAAAATAGCAG from Desulfobotulus mexicanus encodes:
- the mgtE gene encoding magnesium transporter, which produces MKKLHIFPTIQTFISSNNERELVRFCTRQHPADLAAALEEALAQDIHFLMARLDPGTASKILSHMTAELQSKVVIVLSDEILSAIIQAMYADDRVDLIRNIPDIRKDRLLHMLAKAERQDILKLESYAEGTAGAIMTSDYAALPADITVREALEKLRLEAPDKETIYYAYIINKNRSLIGSVSLRELILARPETKLQDIMQLDPIRAKVEEDQEEVARKILKYDLLAIPVTNGNEVLVGIITHDDVADVLQEEATEDFHRFGAMSHKVSDLNLNIRDAGFFSMLRKRLPWLLVLVFMNIFSGAGIAAFEDTIAAVVALVFFLPLLIDSGGNAGSQSATLMVRALAVGDVKLGDWLKLLKKEVGVAIGIGLCMGLAVSMIGIFRAGPDVAVVVAMTMVLTVLFGSLVGMSLPFLLTRFGLDPATASAPLITSIADIGGVLIYFSIASWYLRDIIAAAGAA
- a CDS encoding arsenate reductase ArsC, whose product is MSDHKRFVIFLCNGNTIRSQMAEGLLNHMGGDRFTAVSAGVEPGEKVHPMAIAVLAEEGIDISHHKPKAIGTYLGKEAILHMITVCDKAQQTCPRIWPGLSEGNRHHWMLDNPSATEGSEEEKLAAFRRVRDDLKGKIQAWLKEV
- a CDS encoding serine hydrolase domain-containing protein, which translates into the protein MVFKGKNTSTFFLPILAALFFCFFILSSCKNNSSPQAEKYLALAASEQAVEKAMETDEDAAFSMALVSDGKILWTLSRGMTDPKNKKPVDHNTLFAIGSLSKVLTAAAIMTLADKNLLDPGAAVSNYLPDFVMASPEYNDITVNMLLDHSSGLAGSHYMGSFTDIPWPTYRSAAYESIKKSRLKHEPGYLHVYCNDGFTLAELVVEAVTGMAFTEYMKKELLDPLGMKRSRFALKTFPEGSYAASVVNGNLLPMENANLYGAGGLYSTVTDLSLFASMIADRGLVNKKNFLSSDAMKMMEENRTKNSFRVVDTDTMAFGLGWDNVNHPATGSLGIRALTKNGATASYNSEFWVLPEEKLGLTILSVNASNSNLSSMAEKIILNALVDKGSLSGLPENMEQAERQASLPHEGYMEAISGHYASNEDLFRVRELSEDSIGIEIRGESEWQIRFEKLRYNKDGWFISDDEGTPAFRFEEKDARRYMVLKDYAGHYFTEIPLAQQLKKGLSTPETWQKRAGSIWLAADEPANSFFFYIKASPMYMVEIPEELPGYVFIRDDETWQPLMPDQAGHRADMSLKIPMAMGRDLSDLEIELKNGEEWFRYAGSLYRPLDSIATLSKGGQDTFRTEEEGITFWIRLTTGPEEGLLSIELADRGRWRLFDQNFEQQDMGNHSKDILLAPGSGTYFLGFYADPGEIITLRLR